The Pseudomonas rhizosphaerae genomic sequence GTACGGCGTCGCCGGTGGCCTTGGGCAGATCATGGGCCAGTGGGCCAAGCACCTGGGGGCGTACGTCATCGGCGTGGTGTCCAAACCTGAAAGCGTCGAACGGGCCAAGGCAGTGGGCTGCGACGAGGTGCTGGTGTTCGATGCAGCCACGCTTGCCGCGGATGTGGCGAAACTGACTCAAGGGCGCAAGGTCGATGTGGTCTACGACCCGATCGGGCGAATTTCCTTCGAGGCGTCCCTGGACAGCCTGCGCCCCCGCGGCTTGATGGTGTCGTTCGGTGCGTCCTCGGGCGCTACGGCTGCGGTCGAGCTGTCCACCCTCAATGGCAAGGGCTCGCTGTTCCTGACCCGGCCGTCGATCGTGGCTCATACGGCGTCCATTGCGGAATACCAGGAGCGCGCTGCCGACGTGATTGCAGCAGTCGAGGCGGGCATCATCACGCCGCGGATCTGGAAGACCTATCCGCTGGCCGAGGCTGCCCGTGCCCATGAGGCACTCGAGTCGGGGCAGTCGGCCGGAGCGATCATTCTGACGCCATGACCCCGGACCTGCTCGACAGTCAGCACAGCGACGAGATCGCCGCCTTCCTGGCCGTCGCCAGCCAGGGCTCGTTCGTGGCTGCCGGGCGCTTGCTTCAGCGTCATCCCACGGTGATTTCCAAACGCCTGGCCGCCATGGAAAAGCGGCTGGGTGTGCGGCTCATGGAGCGCTCGACACGCCAGGTGCGCATCACCGACGTCGGCGCGAAGCTGGAGCAGCGCTTGCGCTCGGCGCTGTCCCAGATCGTCGAAGCCGAGCAGCAGGCCACGTCCGGCGTGGCGCAGGTGCGCGGCGTCCTGCGCCTGGCGCTGCCGGCGGCCATGGGACGCCTGTGGGTGGCGCCGCTGCTGCCTGATTTTCTAAGCGCGCACCCTGGCGTGTCGATCATTGCCGACTACAGCGAACACGTCGTCGACATCATCGAGCAAGGGTATGACCTGGCCTTGCGCATCGGTGAGCTGGAAGACAGCCGATTGATCGCCAACAAGCTCTGCGACCATCGCCGCCTACTCTGCGCGTCTCCCGCCTACATTGAACAGTTTGGCATGCCGCTGACACCGGGCGATCTGGTACGGCACAACTGCCTGCGCTTCAGCGGGCTGGCTTCGTTTCCGGAGTGGCGGCTGCACCATGCACAGCGCCAGGAGAGCGTGACGACCCAGGGCACCCTGACCTCCAACGACAGCGAAACCCTGCTCAGCGCTGCATTGGCGGGCACGGGCATTCTCGGCGCTGGCGAATGGTTGATGAGCCGTCAGCTGGCGTCGGGCGAACTGGTTCAGGTACTGCCCGACTGGCGGCTCGACTCGGAGGGCGGGGTCTATTTGATACGGCCTTCCTCGAAATTCCCGGCGGCCACGGTCCTCGCATTCAAGGCGTGGATCGAATCCAGATTCGCCAGTGGGCCGCCTTGGGGGTTGCTACATCCGTAGCGCTGCCATGTCAGTGAATGATCCAGTCAAACGATTTGTCCTGACGCCAGCGAGTCGGTAAACGGCATTGGCCCCTCGACGCTGGCGCGTTGCGCCATCATCAGGCCGCGGATCTTGTTCTTCACTTCAGTCAGTTCGACATGGGCGGCGGACAGATCGCGTTGGTAGGAAGCCAGCAGGTGCAGTGCCTGGTCGCGCTGCAGTGCGGTGACGCCATGGATTTCCACCAGTTTGGCGATATTGGCCCGCGCTCGGCGCAATTCGCTTGCCACCTCTTCGTACTCGGCCTGCACTAGGTCGGCCTGCTGCTTCCACATCTGTGCTTCGGTGGGCACGCCCAGGCACCCGAAGTCTTCTTCTTCTCTGTCCATGTCACTGCTCATAACTACTGGTTGCGCATACAGTAGTTCAGCCAGCACTCGGGCTCAAGAGAACGGCGACGCACGGGGGCTAATACCATGTTCTCCTTGCGTTGAACCGCGTGGGCGGCAGGCGTTCAGCTAGAGCGCTCGGCTTGGAAAGGGCGGAACCACGTCACAGTAGTATCACATTGATATTAAAGACTTGGAAAACTCGACCGATACCCCTATCACTGAGCAACGGCAGAAAATGGCTATGTGCCACTATTTGTGTTGTCAGTTTGCAATGAGTGATGGCACAATGTCATCACTGGTCATTACGTCCCCTGAATCGAGGGTCGTAGTGCCTTGGTTGGTCCGGCATGGCACGCAAAGCCTATAAAGACATTGCGTTCATGTCCGCTGACACCCGATCACGCTGTCAATCACGATCCGACAGGATCGCCAGGGAACAATGGCGGCCTGGATCACCGCGTAGCGCTATATGAATGCGCCGGTATCCAGGGTCTTTACAAACACTCGCGCAAGCGAACCTATTCTCATCCAGAGGGGTGAGAACCACGCAAGCAAGGTTGCTTTTATAATCCCAGAAATGGGATTGCTACATTGGAACACAATGAATCGATCTATCTGCCTGACGCTCGGTCTGCTTCTTTCCGGCTGTAATGGCATCCCAACTCCCTTTGTCAGCGATGCCGCCTACAAAGACGCTTTCATGGTCACCTCAAGCCTTCCCGCCCCTCTCCTGTATCAGGCCTCGGCCGTGCAATGGAACGAGGACTACGCAGTTTCCGCCAAGCACACACCTTACCTCAGTGACGTTGCGCACCGGGGTCGTGGCGATGTGGTCTTCATCAAGCGCAAGGCCCCTTCGGCACCGCACTGGCGCCAGGCCTCGGTCGGCGAGAGCGTCACTGCCGTCGGTTACAGCCCGTTGCTGATGCCCGTCAAAGGCAGCGGTCACGTGAAGGAGGGCAAGCTGATGCTCAAGAACCTGAACGATGGCGTGCTCTATTCCATCCATGATGGTCCGAGTGCCATGGGCATGTCGGGCGGTCCGGTGTATGCCGATGATGGCTCCGTGGTTGGCATGACGGTGGCCTTCGTGCCCACGCGCTATACCGAGTCCATGACCAACACCGATCTGGCCGATGCCAAACGCGTGAGCGTGTTCATGAGCTACAAGGAAATCGAGAAGGAATGGCGTCGCTTTCAGGGTGACGTCAAGGTACCGGCCCCGGTTGCAGGCTACGTGATACGTTGAATGGGTTGCGCAAGGGCAGGAGTGTTGTCGAGGCGGGGGGCGTGGCAGGAGAAGCACGGCTCGGGCGGCCTTGGCAGCCGCCCGAGCCCTTCACTCATTTCTGAGCGCGAGCTGCGTCACGCAGGGCCTTGATCTTGTCATGGTTGCGCATTACGCCTTCGAATTGCTTCTGGATCAGGGCGTGTGCCTCAGGGGTCACGTCCTTGTTTTCCAGAGCCTTGGTGTAGCTTTTCTTGGCTACGTCTTCGCCACGCTCGGCTTCGTTGAGCAGGGCAACGTCGTCTTTGCCAGTGATGGCCGACTTCAGGTCGACCCAACGGCGGTGCAGGTCGCCAGCAACGCTGGTGGTGGTTTCAGCCTCGCCACCCAGTTGACGGACGTAGGCTTGCAGCTCGGCAGCGCCGGAGGCGGTGTCAGCGGCAGCGGTGGTGAAAACGCCTTTGAGCTCGACGTTCTTGGTGTTCTCGGCGAGAT encodes the following:
- a CDS encoding quinone oxidoreductase family protein — protein: MAAVIRFNQPGEPSVLWEDTVAEQAPGEGQVWLQQAAIGVNYLDVTQRNGAVKLPLPSGLGLEGAGTVVSVGPGVTHVQPGDRVAYATGPLGGYAAQRLYPAERLVKLPAGVSFEQAAAVLFKGITAQYLLKSTYPVGPETTMLLYGVAGGLGQIMGQWAKHLGAYVIGVVSKPESVERAKAVGCDEVLVFDAATLAADVAKLTQGRKVDVVYDPIGRISFEASLDSLRPRGLMVSFGASSGATAAVELSTLNGKGSLFLTRPSIVAHTASIAEYQERAADVIAAVEAGIITPRIWKTYPLAEAARAHEALESGQSAGAIILTP
- a CDS encoding LysR family transcriptional regulator; the encoded protein is MTPDLLDSQHSDEIAAFLAVASQGSFVAAGRLLQRHPTVISKRLAAMEKRLGVRLMERSTRQVRITDVGAKLEQRLRSALSQIVEAEQQATSGVAQVRGVLRLALPAAMGRLWVAPLLPDFLSAHPGVSIIADYSEHVVDIIEQGYDLALRIGELEDSRLIANKLCDHRRLLCASPAYIEQFGMPLTPGDLVRHNCLRFSGLASFPEWRLHHAQRQESVTTQGTLTSNDSETLLSAALAGTGILGAGEWLMSRQLASGELVQVLPDWRLDSEGGVYLIRPSSKFPAATVLAFKAWIESRFASGPPWGLLHP
- a CDS encoding trypsin-like peptidase domain-containing protein, whose amino-acid sequence is MNRSICLTLGLLLSGCNGIPTPFVSDAAYKDAFMVTSSLPAPLLYQASAVQWNEDYAVSAKHTPYLSDVAHRGRGDVVFIKRKAPSAPHWRQASVGESVTAVGYSPLLMPVKGSGHVKEGKLMLKNLNDGVLYSIHDGPSAMGMSGGPVYADDGSVVGMTVAFVPTRYTESMTNTDLADAKRVSVFMSYKEIEKEWRRFQGDVKVPAPVAGYVIR
- a CDS encoding PA2169 family four-helix-bundle protein, with the translated sequence MTDAHKETIKVLNDLIETSKDGEAGFKDLAENTKNVELKGVFTTAAADTASGAAELQAYVRQLGGEAETTTSVAGDLHRRWVDLKSAITGKDDVALLNEAERGEDVAKKSYTKALENKDVTPEAHALIQKQFEGVMRNHDKIKALRDAARAQK